A window from Citrus sinensis cultivar Valencia sweet orange chromosome 5, DVS_A1.0, whole genome shotgun sequence encodes these proteins:
- the LOC102628034 gene encoding tetratricopeptide repeat domain-containing protein PYG7, chloroplastic isoform X1 yields MMLLQTTNLFPLSHSNYLLSLNSKPKNLPLQAIFHHFNAPVSTTARASCALKVTRCCHLQMDRRELATETCLPTNFENSMRKLLAIRDKNVKRLIILASAFSFGSSSWLISARVANASENVQMDAVYEIGELFELGIQLSYLLLLLGLLGVGTFFVIRQVLVRRELDLSAKELQEQVRSGDASATEYFELGAVMLRRKFYPAATKYLLQAIEKWDGDDQDLAQVYNALGVSYVREGKLDKGISQFETAVKLQPGYVTAWNNLGDAYEKKKDLKSALKAFEEVLLFDPNNKVARPRRDALKDRVPLYKGVPVKSKDR; encoded by the exons atgatgctTCTCCAAACAACCAATTTATTTCCACTTTCTCATTCGAATTATCTGCTTTCTCTGAACTCGAAGCCCAAAAATCTCCCACTTCAG GCTATCTTTCACCACTTTAATGCACCAGTTTCAACAACCGCAAGGGCGAGTTGTGCACTGAAGGTTACTAGATGTTGCCATTTGCAG ATGGATCGAAGGGAGTTGGCAACGGAAACATGTCTCCCaacaaattttgaaa ATTCTATGAGGAAGCTTTTGGCTATCAGggataaaaatgtaaaaaggCTTATAATTTTGGCATCTGCGTTTTCATTTGGGTCCTCCTCATGGTTGATCTCTGCACGAGTGGCAAATGCAAGTGAAAATGTCCAAATGGACGCAGTCTATGAAATTGGGGAGTTATTCGAATTGGGAATTCAACTATCTTATCTGCTTTTACTATTAGGATTGCTTGGAGTTGGAACGTTTTTTGTGATTCGTCAAGTTCTTGTCCGTAGAGAACTTGACCTTTCAGCTAAAGAATTGCAA GAGCAAGTGAGAAGTGGTGATGCTAGTGCAACTGAGTATTTTGAATTAGGCGCGGTGATGTTGAGAAGGAAATTTTACCCGGCTGCTACTAAGTACTTACTTCAAGCGATTGAAAAATGGGATGGAGACGATCAAGATCTTGCCCAG GTTTACAATGCCCTTGGTGTCAGTTATGTACGTGAAGGAAAGCTCGATAAAGGAATCTCTCAGTTTGAAACAGCTGTAAAGCTACAACCGGGCTATGTCACAGCTTGGAACAACCTTGGTGATGCCtatgagaagaagaaagatttGAAATCAGCTCTGAAGGCATTTGAAGAAGTCCTACTTTTTGACCCTAACAATAAGGTGGCACGGCCCCGACGCGATGCATTGAAAGATCGTGTGCCACTTTACAAAGGAGTTCCCGTGAAATCTAAAGACAGATGA
- the LOC102628034 gene encoding tetratricopeptide repeat domain-containing protein PYG7, chloroplastic isoform X2: MDRRELATETCLPTNFENSMRKLLAIRDKNVKRLIILASAFSFGSSSWLISARVANASENVQMDAVYEIGELFELGIQLSYLLLLLGLLGVGTFFVIRQVLVRRELDLSAKELQEQVRSGDASATEYFELGAVMLRRKFYPAATKYLLQAIEKWDGDDQDLAQVYNALGVSYVREGKLDKGISQFETAVKLQPGYVTAWNNLGDAYEKKKDLKSALKAFEEVLLFDPNNKVARPRRDALKDRVPLYKGVPVKSKDR; encoded by the exons ATGGATCGAAGGGAGTTGGCAACGGAAACATGTCTCCCaacaaattttgaaa ATTCTATGAGGAAGCTTTTGGCTATCAGggataaaaatgtaaaaaggCTTATAATTTTGGCATCTGCGTTTTCATTTGGGTCCTCCTCATGGTTGATCTCTGCACGAGTGGCAAATGCAAGTGAAAATGTCCAAATGGACGCAGTCTATGAAATTGGGGAGTTATTCGAATTGGGAATTCAACTATCTTATCTGCTTTTACTATTAGGATTGCTTGGAGTTGGAACGTTTTTTGTGATTCGTCAAGTTCTTGTCCGTAGAGAACTTGACCTTTCAGCTAAAGAATTGCAA GAGCAAGTGAGAAGTGGTGATGCTAGTGCAACTGAGTATTTTGAATTAGGCGCGGTGATGTTGAGAAGGAAATTTTACCCGGCTGCTACTAAGTACTTACTTCAAGCGATTGAAAAATGGGATGGAGACGATCAAGATCTTGCCCAG GTTTACAATGCCCTTGGTGTCAGTTATGTACGTGAAGGAAAGCTCGATAAAGGAATCTCTCAGTTTGAAACAGCTGTAAAGCTACAACCGGGCTATGTCACAGCTTGGAACAACCTTGGTGATGCCtatgagaagaagaaagatttGAAATCAGCTCTGAAGGCATTTGAAGAAGTCCTACTTTTTGACCCTAACAATAAGGTGGCACGGCCCCGACGCGATGCATTGAAAGATCGTGTGCCACTTTACAAAGGAGTTCCCGTGAAATCTAAAGACAGATGA
- the LOC102628514 gene encoding protein SENSITIVE TO PROTON RHIZOTOXICITY 1 encodes MDLKEGLRAETWAKSSLAENEMSKRISSNNPCFTDFNSQQYQQKWEDPSILDYDIRINPAFQEFNQPPQNQSSLPCDPTNQIKNPFQMNENLQTNKMQDWDPKAMLNNLSFLEQKIHELQDLVHLIVGRRSQILGRPDELVAQQQQLITADLTSIIVQLISTAGSLLPSMKHTLSAATPSMGQLGQFGGVPFPPGAGLSDSVQVQNSCAKKVSNQSNPIDLVGNSGTQQNHAVEEHDLKDEDDADDGEQLPPGSYEILQLEKEEILAPHTHFCTICGKGFKRDANLRMHMRGHGDEYKTPAALAKPHKESSSEPMLIKRYSCPYAGCKRNKDHKKFQPLKTILCVKNHYKRTHCDKSYVCSRCNTKKFSVIADLKTHEKHCGKDKWLCSCGTTFSRKDKLFGHIALFQGHTPAIPLDETIKGLAGPSDRREGNEATSKIGSTNFNFGSSVPNGTGVSDMDAKGNVDDPTNYFSPLNFDTCNFDGFHEFPRPPFDDSENAFSFLIPGSCNYIQKTGGETSLNTLK; translated from the coding sequence ATGGATCTTAAAGAGGGACTGCGTGCAGAGACTTGGGCGAAGTCTTCTTTGGCTGAAAATGAGATGTCAAAAAGGATTTCGTCTAATAACCCATGTTTTACCGATTTCAATTCACAGCAATACCAGCAGAAGTGGGAAGATCCCTCCATCTTAGATTATGACATTAGGATCAATCCAGCATTTCAAGAATTCAATCAACCTCCTCAAAACCAATCCTCACTCCCTTGTGACCCCACTaaccaaattaaaaatccATTCCAGATGAATGAGAATCTCCAAACCAACAAAATGCAAGATTGGGATCCAAAAGCAATgctaaataatctttcatttttggaACAAAAGATCCATGAGCTTCAGGATTTGGTCCACTTAATTGTGGGCCGGAGGAGCCAAATTTTGGGTCGACCAGATGAACTTGTAgctcagcagcagcagctcatTACTGCAGATCTCACTTCAATTATTGTTCAGTTAATCTCCACAGCTGGTAGTCTTCTCCCATCCATGAAGCATACCCTCTCTGCAGCTACTCCTTCCATGGGACAGCTTGGGCAATTTGGCGGGGTTCCTTTTCCTCCAGGGGCTGGCTTAAGTGATAGCGTTCAGGTGCAAAATAGTTGTGCAAAAAAAGTGTCTAATCAGTCAAACCCAATTGATCTAGTCGGTAATAGTGGGACTCAACAAAACCATGCTGTTGAAGAACATGATttaaaagatgaagatgatgctGATGATGGAGAGCAACTTCCACCAGGTTCCTATGAGATCTTACAactagaaaaagaagagatcCTTGCACCGCACACCCACTTCTGCACAATATGTGGCAAAGGATTCAAGAGGGATGCAAATTTGCGGATGCACATGAGAGGGCATGGGGATGAGTATAAAACCCCAGCAGCGCTAGCAAAACCTCACAAGGAATCTAGCTCCGAACCAATGCTTATTAAAAGGTATTCCTGCCCTTATGCTGGTTGCAAGCGGAACAAGGATCACAAAAAGTTTCAGCCTTTGAAGACTATTTTGTGTGTCAAAAACCATTACAAGAGGACTCATTGTGACAAAAGCTATGTTTGTAGCAGATGCAACACCAAAAAATTCTCAGTTATTGCTGATCTCAAAACTCACGAGAAGCACTGTGGCAAGGATAAATGGCTTTGTTCCTGTGGCACAACCTTCTCAAGGAAAGACAAGCTGTTTGGACACATTGCATTGTTCCAGGGCCATACTCCTGCCATTCCACTTGATGAAACTATCAAAGGACTGGCAGGGCCATCTGATCGGAGAGAAGGCAATGAAGCAACAAGTAAGATTGGAAGTACAAATTTCAACTTTGGATCTAGTGTTCCTAATGGAACTGGAGTTAGCGATATGGATGCTAAGGGTAATGTTGATGATCCAACTAATTATTTCTCACCATTGAATTTTGATACGTGTAACTTTGATGGATTTCATGAGTTTCCTCGACCCCCATTTGATGATTCAGAGAATGCATTCTCTTTTCTTATTCCTGGGTCCTGTAATTACATTCAGAAAACTGGAGGGGAGACGAGTTTGAATACTCTCAAATGA
- the LOC102628817 gene encoding FHA domain-containing protein PS1 isoform X2 gives MADKKEEESKIPVFTVIKNGAILKNIFLINNPPSPPSVGNEETPDQEILIVGRHPDCHVMLTHPSISRFHLQIQSNPSSLKLSVIDLSSVHGTWVSEKKIEPGVPVEMDEGDTLKIGGSTRVYRLHWVPFSQAYDMNNPFVSPMDLEEVENQGLEERNEMRLQQDEISAAIQDKSIHSLDFILDGICSLFSDETSELIPKREIPSSGIESVDLSLPVEDNFSVSEEQQLGKENQIPWHDSVKDYISKIENPDGLLRVSKENPNVVVDLFASNSDAKKGKILEKENQRPLQKENELKDNPEVWSLELREIPSEIISEQLSNENQTLQSLAVLKPFSEIGNKGNSLVEQDLKSVVNQKSACFDEHCHPAALVYDEAENQSASRRGHRQNEIPSFDSGVLEAESVNSSFPFGEVFSEITDNNKCQTPQSHFAPGISSLENSESSPVRSDKRAALNSIWSRRGKPASVLQIQTSRSRGKTKGDCKNADVDLANLDDLENRSISNILFSGSEEMEEEIFTPEKENLTPNTLVSKSLLRKGKREEIKQFKSCRKSSSKVIFSPNIQPAEDLTLTSDKENQTFKVHREQKLMRGFYSNQVKLEQEWVLMKARAGERVPFQPLVNFPGKRRSEARSINSFSFSQTTEITNSSSVGEGRRGWTVVVDTSTLLDKESRKSLQLLQGLKGTQLVIPRMVIRELDCLKQRGNLFRRKSQVSSLLEWIEECMVKTKWWIHIQSSVEEGRPIAPTPPASPQSQFSIGSGRFHCGSPTLTEIVSPTSEDHILDCALLFRKMKNDRCLVLLSNDVTMKIKAMAEGLICETAQEFRESLVNPFSERFLWADSSPRGRTWSYLDDVVLREKYNRNSLKKPSKGGEGAKGLKLILLHNSHYAWINSVR, from the exons ATGGCTgacaagaaagaagaagagagcaAAATCCCAGTTTTTACAGTCATAAAGAACGGTGCCATTCTCAAGAACATCTTCCTCATCAACAATCCACCATCACCGCCGTCCGTTGGAAATGAAGAAACCCCTGATCAAGAAATCTTGATCGTCGGTCGCCACCCTGATTGTCACGTTATGTTGACTCACCCCAGTATCAGTAGATTTCACCTCCAGATTCAATCTAATCCCTCTTCGCTGAAGCTCTCTGTCATCGATTTATCATCTG TGCACGGGACATGGGTTTCGGAGAAAAAGATTGAACCAGGAGTTCCTGTGGAGATGGATGAAGGTGATACATTAAAGATTGGTGGGTCAACTAGGGTTTATAGGCTGCATTGGGTTCCTTTTAGTCAGGCTTATGATATGAATAACCCGTTTGTTTCGCCAATGGACTTGGAAGAAGTTGAAAATCAAGGTCTTGAAGAAAGAAACGAAATGCGATTACAACAG GATGAGATTTCTGCTGCAATTCAAGATAAATCAATTCATTCTCTGGATTTTATTTTGGACGGAATTTGTTCACTGTTTTCTGATGAAACTTCAGAGTTAATACCAAAGAGAGAAATCCCATCTTCTGGGATAGAATCAGTGGACTTGTCTTTGCCTGTTGAGGATAATTTTTCAGTCTCTGAAGAACAACAACTTGGCAAAGAGAATCAGATCCCATGGCACGATTCCGTGAAAGATTATAtatctaaaattgaaaatcctGATGGTTTATTAAGAGTATCCAAGGAAAATCCGAATGTTGTTGTGGACCTATTTGCTTCAAATTCTGATGCTAAAAAGGGGAAAATACTTGAAAAGGAAAACCAAAGACCtctacaaaaagaaaatgaactgAAGGATAATCCAGAAGTTTGGTCTTTGGAGCTGCGGGAAATTCCTTCGGAGATCATATCTGAACAACTCAGTAATGAAAATCAGACACTACAATCTCTTGCTGTTCTGAAACCATTTTCTGAGATAGGAAACAAAGGGAACTCTTTGGTGGAGCAAGACTTGAAGTCAGTGGTGAATCAGAAATCAGCATGTTTTGATGAACATTGCCATCCAGCAGCTTTAGTTTATGATGAGGCTGAAAACCAAAGTGCATCAAGGAGAGGCCATAGACAGAATGAAATCCCAAGCTTCGATTCTGGTGTTCTTGAGGCAGAATCTGTGAACTCATCTTTTCCATTTGGGGAAGTATTCTCTGAGATTACAGATAACAATAAGTGCCAGACTCCGCAATCTCACTTTGCACCAGGAATATCTTCATTAGAAAACTCAGAAAGTTCTCCAGTAAGATCAGATAAAAGGGCTGCCTTGAATAGCATTTGGTCAAGAAGAGGTAAACCAGCTAGTGTTCTTCAGATTCAAACAAGTAGAAGCAGAGGAAAGACAAAAGGGGATTGCAAAAATGCTGATGTAGATTTGGCAAACCTGGATGATTTAGAAAATAGATCCATATCAAATATTCTTTTCTCTGGTTCAGAAGAGATGGAAGAAGAGATATTTACTCCAGAGAAGGAGAATCTCACCCCAAATACTCTTGTATCAAAGTCCTTACTAAGAAAGGGTAAGCGAGAAGAAATAAAGCAGTTCAAGTCATGCAGAAAATCTTCATCAAAGGTAATCTTTAGCCCCAATATCCAGCCAGCAGAAGACTTGACTCTTACTTCAGATAAAGAGAACCAGACATTTAAAGTTCATCGAGAACAGAAATTAATGAGAGGCTTCTACAGCAATCAAGTGAAGTTGGAACAAGAGTGGGTGCTAATGAAAGCCAGAGCAGGAGAAAGGGTGCCATTTCAACCTCTTGTGAACTTCCCAGGCAAGAGGAGATCAGAAGCAAGAAGCATCaattcttttagtttttctcAAACAACAGAGATCACTAATTCCTCATCTGTTGGAGAGGGAAGGAGAGGCTGGACAGTGGTAGTGGACACCAGTACTCTTCTAGACAAGGAATCAAGGAAGTCATTGCAGCTTTTACAAGGTCTCAAGGGGACTCAGTTGGTCATTCCAAGAATgg TCATAAGAGAGCTTGATTGTTTGAAACAACGTGGTAATCTGTTCAGAAGAAAGTCTCAGGTTTCCTCATTGTTGGAATGGATTGAAGAGTGTATGGTGAAAACGAAGTGGTGGATTCACATACAGAGCTCAGTGGAGGAGGGAAGACCGATTGCACCCACCCCTCCTGCTTCTCCTCAGTCTCAATTCAGCATAGGGAGTGGGCGTTTTCATTGTGGGAGTCCAACTTTAACAGAAATTGTTTCGCCGACATCAGAAGATCATATCCTAGATTGTGCTCTATTATTCAGGAAGATGAAGAATGACAGATGCTTAGTCCTGCTTAGTAATGATGTCACTATGAAGATCAAAGCCATGGCAgag GGTTTGATCTGTGAGACTGCTCAGGAATTCCGGGAGAGTCTGGTGAATCCCTTCTCTGAGAGGTTTCTGTGGGCTGATAGCTCTCCTAGAGGGAGGACTTGGTCTTACTTGGATGATGTGGTTTTGAGGGAGAAGTATAACCGCAATTCTTTGAAGAAGCCATCAAAGGGAGGAGAAGGTGCAAAGGGCTTGAAGCTCATTCTGCTGCATAACTCTCATTATGCATGGATCAATTCAGTCAGATAA
- the LOC102628817 gene encoding FHA domain-containing protein PS1 isoform X1 yields the protein MADKKEEESKIPVFTVIKNGAILKNIFLINNPPSPPSVGNEETPDQEILIVGRHPDCHVMLTHPSISRFHLQIQSNPSSLKLSVIDLSSVHGTWVSEKKIEPGVPVEMDEGDTLKIGGSTRVYRLHWVPFSQAYDMNNPFVSPMDLEEVENQGLEERNEMRLQQDSLLIETEQIEQQGSMVEGEKIRNCQDEISAAIQDKSIHSLDFILDGICSLFSDETSELIPKREIPSSGIESVDLSLPVEDNFSVSEEQQLGKENQIPWHDSVKDYISKIENPDGLLRVSKENPNVVVDLFASNSDAKKGKILEKENQRPLQKENELKDNPEVWSLELREIPSEIISEQLSNENQTLQSLAVLKPFSEIGNKGNSLVEQDLKSVVNQKSACFDEHCHPAALVYDEAENQSASRRGHRQNEIPSFDSGVLEAESVNSSFPFGEVFSEITDNNKCQTPQSHFAPGISSLENSESSPVRSDKRAALNSIWSRRGKPASVLQIQTSRSRGKTKGDCKNADVDLANLDDLENRSISNILFSGSEEMEEEIFTPEKENLTPNTLVSKSLLRKGKREEIKQFKSCRKSSSKVIFSPNIQPAEDLTLTSDKENQTFKVHREQKLMRGFYSNQVKLEQEWVLMKARAGERVPFQPLVNFPGKRRSEARSINSFSFSQTTEITNSSSVGEGRRGWTVVVDTSTLLDKESRKSLQLLQGLKGTQLVIPRMVIRELDCLKQRGNLFRRKSQVSSLLEWIEECMVKTKWWIHIQSSVEEGRPIAPTPPASPQSQFSIGSGRFHCGSPTLTEIVSPTSEDHILDCALLFRKMKNDRCLVLLSNDVTMKIKAMAEGLICETAQEFRESLVNPFSERFLWADSSPRGRTWSYLDDVVLREKYNRNSLKKPSKGGEGAKGLKLILLHNSHYAWINSVR from the exons ATGGCTgacaagaaagaagaagagagcaAAATCCCAGTTTTTACAGTCATAAAGAACGGTGCCATTCTCAAGAACATCTTCCTCATCAACAATCCACCATCACCGCCGTCCGTTGGAAATGAAGAAACCCCTGATCAAGAAATCTTGATCGTCGGTCGCCACCCTGATTGTCACGTTATGTTGACTCACCCCAGTATCAGTAGATTTCACCTCCAGATTCAATCTAATCCCTCTTCGCTGAAGCTCTCTGTCATCGATTTATCATCTG TGCACGGGACATGGGTTTCGGAGAAAAAGATTGAACCAGGAGTTCCTGTGGAGATGGATGAAGGTGATACATTAAAGATTGGTGGGTCAACTAGGGTTTATAGGCTGCATTGGGTTCCTTTTAGTCAGGCTTATGATATGAATAACCCGTTTGTTTCGCCAATGGACTTGGAAGAAGTTGAAAATCAAGGTCTTGAAGAAAGAAACGAAATGCGATTACAACAG GATTCTTTGTTGATTGAAACCGAACAAATTGAACAGCAAGGCTCAATGGTGGAGggagaaaaaataagaaattgtcAG GATGAGATTTCTGCTGCAATTCAAGATAAATCAATTCATTCTCTGGATTTTATTTTGGACGGAATTTGTTCACTGTTTTCTGATGAAACTTCAGAGTTAATACCAAAGAGAGAAATCCCATCTTCTGGGATAGAATCAGTGGACTTGTCTTTGCCTGTTGAGGATAATTTTTCAGTCTCTGAAGAACAACAACTTGGCAAAGAGAATCAGATCCCATGGCACGATTCCGTGAAAGATTATAtatctaaaattgaaaatcctGATGGTTTATTAAGAGTATCCAAGGAAAATCCGAATGTTGTTGTGGACCTATTTGCTTCAAATTCTGATGCTAAAAAGGGGAAAATACTTGAAAAGGAAAACCAAAGACCtctacaaaaagaaaatgaactgAAGGATAATCCAGAAGTTTGGTCTTTGGAGCTGCGGGAAATTCCTTCGGAGATCATATCTGAACAACTCAGTAATGAAAATCAGACACTACAATCTCTTGCTGTTCTGAAACCATTTTCTGAGATAGGAAACAAAGGGAACTCTTTGGTGGAGCAAGACTTGAAGTCAGTGGTGAATCAGAAATCAGCATGTTTTGATGAACATTGCCATCCAGCAGCTTTAGTTTATGATGAGGCTGAAAACCAAAGTGCATCAAGGAGAGGCCATAGACAGAATGAAATCCCAAGCTTCGATTCTGGTGTTCTTGAGGCAGAATCTGTGAACTCATCTTTTCCATTTGGGGAAGTATTCTCTGAGATTACAGATAACAATAAGTGCCAGACTCCGCAATCTCACTTTGCACCAGGAATATCTTCATTAGAAAACTCAGAAAGTTCTCCAGTAAGATCAGATAAAAGGGCTGCCTTGAATAGCATTTGGTCAAGAAGAGGTAAACCAGCTAGTGTTCTTCAGATTCAAACAAGTAGAAGCAGAGGAAAGACAAAAGGGGATTGCAAAAATGCTGATGTAGATTTGGCAAACCTGGATGATTTAGAAAATAGATCCATATCAAATATTCTTTTCTCTGGTTCAGAAGAGATGGAAGAAGAGATATTTACTCCAGAGAAGGAGAATCTCACCCCAAATACTCTTGTATCAAAGTCCTTACTAAGAAAGGGTAAGCGAGAAGAAATAAAGCAGTTCAAGTCATGCAGAAAATCTTCATCAAAGGTAATCTTTAGCCCCAATATCCAGCCAGCAGAAGACTTGACTCTTACTTCAGATAAAGAGAACCAGACATTTAAAGTTCATCGAGAACAGAAATTAATGAGAGGCTTCTACAGCAATCAAGTGAAGTTGGAACAAGAGTGGGTGCTAATGAAAGCCAGAGCAGGAGAAAGGGTGCCATTTCAACCTCTTGTGAACTTCCCAGGCAAGAGGAGATCAGAAGCAAGAAGCATCaattcttttagtttttctcAAACAACAGAGATCACTAATTCCTCATCTGTTGGAGAGGGAAGGAGAGGCTGGACAGTGGTAGTGGACACCAGTACTCTTCTAGACAAGGAATCAAGGAAGTCATTGCAGCTTTTACAAGGTCTCAAGGGGACTCAGTTGGTCATTCCAAGAATgg TCATAAGAGAGCTTGATTGTTTGAAACAACGTGGTAATCTGTTCAGAAGAAAGTCTCAGGTTTCCTCATTGTTGGAATGGATTGAAGAGTGTATGGTGAAAACGAAGTGGTGGATTCACATACAGAGCTCAGTGGAGGAGGGAAGACCGATTGCACCCACCCCTCCTGCTTCTCCTCAGTCTCAATTCAGCATAGGGAGTGGGCGTTTTCATTGTGGGAGTCCAACTTTAACAGAAATTGTTTCGCCGACATCAGAAGATCATATCCTAGATTGTGCTCTATTATTCAGGAAGATGAAGAATGACAGATGCTTAGTCCTGCTTAGTAATGATGTCACTATGAAGATCAAAGCCATGGCAgag GGTTTGATCTGTGAGACTGCTCAGGAATTCCGGGAGAGTCTGGTGAATCCCTTCTCTGAGAGGTTTCTGTGGGCTGATAGCTCTCCTAGAGGGAGGACTTGGTCTTACTTGGATGATGTGGTTTTGAGGGAGAAGTATAACCGCAATTCTTTGAAGAAGCCATCAAAGGGAGGAGAAGGTGCAAAGGGCTTGAAGCTCATTCTGCTGCATAACTCTCATTATGCATGGATCAATTCAGTCAGATAA
- the LOC102629082 gene encoding uncharacterized protein LOC102629082, with amino-acid sequence MEELRSAAEAHMDQMADLVQKLSAELRTGLRPALDNFIGFFHAIDWKEPWLMGLMAFHFVLLVVAISSRKNLNIQMYLFLLALAGVYFAENLNRVLGSNWKRFATQNYFDSHGIFLSALWSGPLLFIAIIILVNTLFSLCSLIVRWKKAELRHRARISRNKED; translated from the exons ATGGAGGAGCTTAGATCAGCTGCGGAGGCCCACATGGATCAAATGGCGGATCTGGTTCAGAAACTCTCCGCGGAGCTCCGCACCGGACTCCGACCCGCTTTGGATAACTTCATTGGTTTCTTTCACGCCATCGACTGGAAG gAGCCTTGGTTAATGGGTTTAATGGCATTTCATTTTGTGTTGCTTGTAGTAGCCATATCCTCGAGAAAAAATCTCAATATCCAAATGTATTTGTTCCTTCTTGCTT TGGCTGGTGTGTATTTTGCTGAGAATCTCAATCGGGTACTTGGTAGTAACTGGAAGCGCTTTGCAACTCAAAACTATTTTGATTCGCATGGGATTTTCCTGTCAGCTCTCTGGTCTGGGCCACTTCTTTTCATTGCAATCATTATATTG GTGAACACCCTCTTTTCTCTATGTTCCTTGATCGTTAGGTGGAAGAAAGCTGAGCTAAGACACCGTGCTAGGATTTCACGTAACAAGGAAGATTAG
- the LOC102629370 gene encoding GRAS family protein RAM1-like translates to MEDTEEEEEFLALRLAIVASDSCSVDKQRKRKRITRVSLNSSNISPYHHEGCCVSEGKIFRLLQMREQMLKLDHKRKGVVDEDGNNNNKGLHLIHLLLITATAADENNVSLALENLTELYQTVSLTGDSVQRVVAHFADGLAARLLTRRSPFYEMITKQPTEEEEFLAFTDLYRVSPYFQLAHFTANQAILEAFEEQIENNNRALHVIDFDVSYGFQWPSLIQSLSEKATNGNRISFRITGFGRSIEELQETENRLVSFSKSFRNLVFEFQGLIRGSRLVNIRKKKHETVAANLVFHLNTLKIYLKISDTLNLVRSIKPTIVTLVEQEGSRSPRNFLSRFMESLHYFAAMFDSLDDCLPQESNKRLSIEKNYLGKEIKSMLNCDESDNGKYDNYYPRYERMETWKARMESHGFGGIKMSSKSLIQAKLLLKIRTHYCPLQFDEENNNNGFKVFERDDGKAISLGWQDRCLLTASAWHCV, encoded by the coding sequence ATGGAAGatacagaagaagaagaagagtttCTCGCTCTTAGACTAGCCATTGTTGCATCAGATTCCTGTAGTGTTGACAAAcaaagaaagaggaagagaatcACTAGGGTTTCTCTCAACTCTTCGAATATTAGCCCGTATCATCATGAAGGCTGCTGCGTTAGTGAAGGCAAAATTTTCAGGCTCCTTCAAATGAGAGAACAAATGCTCAAGCTTGATCACAAAAGAAAAGGAGTCGTTGATGAAGAtggtaataacaataataaaggCCTTCATTTGATCCATTTGCTCCTCATTACAGCCACCGCGGCCGATGAGAACAACGTCTCACTAGCCCTGGAGAATCTCACGGAGCTCTACCAAACCGTCTCCTTAACTGGTGACTCAGTCCAGAGGGTGGTTGCTCATTTTGCTGATGGCCTTGCCGCGAGGCTTCTTACAAGGCGGTCTCCTTTTTATGAGATGATCACGAAACAGCCAACCGAAGAAGAAGAGTTCTTGGCCTTTACTGATCTCTACAGGGTGTCCCCTTACTTTCAACTCGCTCATTTCACCGCAAACCAAGCCATACTCGAAGCCTTCGAAGAGCAGATAGAGAATAACAACCGTGCATTGCatgtaattgattttgatgtgtCATATGGCTTCCAGTGGCCTTCTCTAATACAATCTTTATCCGAAAAGGCCACCAATGGCAACCGAATATCGTTTCGGATCACAGGATTCGGAAGGAGTATTGAAGAGTTGCAAGAAACTGAGAACAGATTAGTAAGTTTTTCCAAGAGTTTTCGCAATCTTGTGTTTGAATTTCAAGGGTTGATTAGAGGGTCTAGACTTGTTAACATcaggaaaaagaaacatgaaaCGGTTGCTGCGAACTTGGTTTTTCATTTAAAcactttgaaaatttatttgaaaatatctgACACGTTAAACTTAGTACGTTCAATCAAACCCACTATTGTAACCTTGGTGGAGCAAGAAGGAAGCAGAAGCCCTAGGAACTTCTTATCAAGATTCATGGAGTCATTACATTATTTTGCAGCCATGTTCGATTCATTAGATGATTGTCTTCCACAAGAGAGCAACAAGAGATTAAGTATTGAGAAGAATTATTTGGGGAAAGAGATCAAAAGCATGCTCAACTGTGACGAATCAGATAATGGGaaatatgataattattatcCGAGATATGAGAGGATGGAGACATGGAAAGCAAGAATGGAGAGCCATGGATTTGGTGGGATTAAAATGAGTTCAAAATCTTTGATTCAAGCAAAGCTTTTGCTGAAAATTAGAACCCATTATTGCCCACTTCAATTTGATGAggagaataataataacggGTTTAAAGTTTTCGAAAGAGATGATGGGAAGGCTATTTCATTAGGGTGGCAGGATAGGTGTTTGCTTACAGCCTCTGCATGGCACTGtgtatga